From Osmerus mordax isolate fOsmMor3 chromosome 8, fOsmMor3.pri, whole genome shotgun sequence, a single genomic window includes:
- the LOC136948024 gene encoding uncharacterized protein, translated as MVLHFRFGIPLVLLKDSSPVELLHHSCTCVAGAALCNHCVALLFQSAHYSQLKVPVVPPVLSCTEGEQQWHKPRTLGVKPGPVDRMAVLSAKLKCRATKDGVRSTLYKGLSGELPDLTVLRVTEAYKDFSTAEAPMICSMGISCEIPLVDSALGKVQAGSPLSYQQPATAKRDLSFHAAPPRPSMPLQNYCLQPSSCMFVCTEPQQLHHRSLEVTWDMVHKFECATRAQSSCTEWHQLRRHRLTASRFREICQVGENSEEGLANRILQGTRQTAAMKRGLELEADAIWEYCQMKRVNHYPCGLVIHPDAPWLGASPDGLIFDPSEPCQFGLIEMKCPNVKSYVDCPYLKMKSGKLELKEKHAYYWQVQGQMLITGMSWCDFVVSAEEDVLIQRIYRDNDVLDIIREKVDRFYFYVYLQKCVMLQD; from the exons atggtattgcatttcagatttggtatcccattg gtgttactgaaagattccagtcctgtggagctgcttcatcacagctgcacatgtgttgctggagcagctttatgcaaccactgtgtcgctttgctgttccagtcagcacattactctcagctgaaggtgccagtggtccctcctgtgctaagctgtactgaaggagaacagcagtggcacaagcccagaacgttg ggtgtaaagccaggccctgtggataggatggctgtgctttctgctaaactaaagtgtagagcaaccaaagatggtgtaag gagcacactctacaaaggcctcagtggggaattgcctgatcttactgtccttcgg gtgacagaggcgtataaagatttttctacagcggaggcgccgatgatctgcagcatgggcattagctgtgaaattcccctggttgactctgcccttggcaaggttcaagccggaagtccattgtcctaccaacaaccagcaacagcaaagagagatctgtccttccatgctgccccaccacgtccatctatgcctcttcagaattactgcctacagccatcaagttgcatgtttgtctgtactgaaccacaacagctacaccataggagtctggaggtcacctgggacatggtgcacaaatttgaatgtgctaccagagcacaaagttcatgtactgaatggcatcagctaaggaggcatagattgacggcgtcacgtttcagggagatctgccaggttggagagaactctgaagaaggtctggctaaccggatactgcaagggacacgtcagacggcagctatgaagagggggctcgaattagaggcagatgctatttgggaatattgccaaatgaaaagggtcaaccactacccctgtggattggtaattcaccctgacgctccttggctgggagcgtctccagacgggttaatctttgacccttcagagccatgtcagtttgggctgattgagatgaagtgcccaaatgttaaaagctatgtggactgcccgtatctcaaaatgaagtcaggcaaattggagctaaaagaaaagcatgcttactactggcaagtacaggggcagatgctaataacgggaatgagttggtgtgattttgtagtctcagctgaggaagatgtactcatccaaagaatttacagagacaatgatgttttggatataatcagagagaaagtagacaggttttatttttatgtctacttgcagaaatgtgtaatgcttcaggattga